One window from the genome of Crassostrea angulata isolate pt1a10 chromosome 2, ASM2561291v2, whole genome shotgun sequence encodes:
- the LOC128171808 gene encoding uncharacterized protein LOC128171808, translated as MSHPPRTKESLHRHLMTTLIDRFLDGSRKEGHNFIAWKTHFKRYCNMPAQEDKGLRSDFSYLERRGLLSVGRYSILNKIFQKFDPRAVSFINKVSEEMAALPSENRIEKKTTTLKIDAYILPVEKAVERALWEILHDTVTYIESTPDPIATTDETIELLNSNSTGGSKKKPKLKNLIDKSVKLIKELRDEKGSPNQVSYDVIKAIFHLYQKMRKTNHLKGLKVGPKGNFTLLADFSTEVDLKSCLTEGTMKTLKNDVSDFFASSYNWLGIDMKYGKVIVEVKEVKATEVKAKLKPSTIPLDIRTPERKIPVPTLHEICHLTFVLPDLLWASDSEGTIILVNPQGEVLDTLNTQSHECGKHAVTNTGELLYLDHGCVMRHVIGHGSKPLVTEITFGGWWEWSIFCSHQNGDIFVGMTDENLDHGRVVRFNKLGKLMQTIEYDDRNKLLYSVPRYIVENVNRDVCTSDNAGIVVVDKTGKHRFTYDLKVPHGLCVNSHGHIIACNWTSAIHVINHNGHLLCIMGVETRDVISLSIDEEDNLYAGSDSSNVVSVYKVSLEKMFRK; from the exons GTCACACCCACCTCGAACCAAGGAGAGCCTGCACCGTCATTTAATGACAACCCTCATAGACCGGTTTCTTGACGGAAGCAGAAAGGAGGGCCACAATTTCATTGCATGGAAGACCCACTTCAAGCGCTACTGCAACATGCCAGCCCAAGAGGACAAGGGCCTACGCTCAGACTTCAGCTATCTGGAGAGGCGGGGCTTATTGTCTGTGGGCCGCTACAGCATCCTCAATAAGATCTTCCAGAAGTTCGACCCTCGGGCCGTCAGTTTCATCAACAAGGTCTCAGAAGAAATGGCTGCCTTGCCATCGGAGAATAGGATAG AAAAAAAGACGACAACCCTAAAAATCGATGCATATATACTTCCGGTCGAAAAAGCAGTAGAAAGGGCATTATGGGAGATCCTCCATGACACTGTTACATACATAGAGTCAACGCCGGATCCCATTGCTACTACAGACGAAACCATTGAGCTGTTAAACAGCAATTCCACCGGGGGAAGCAAGAAAAAACCAAAACTCAAAAACCTTATAGACAAATCAGTCAAACTGATAAAAGAACTGCGTGACGAAAAAGGGTCACCCAATCAAGTCAGCTATGACGTCATCAAAGCCATATTTCATCTGTATCAAAAAATGCGAAAAACGAACCACCTCAAAGGTTTGAAGGTCGGACCCAAGGGCAACTTCACATTGCTGGCGGACTTTTCGACCGAAGTTGACCTCAAGAGCTGCCTTACTGAAGGCACAATGAAGACTTTGAAGAACGACGTGTCTGATTTTTTTGCTTCAAGTTACAACTGGCTCGGAATCGACATGAAGTACGGAAAGGTCATTGTAGAGGTCAAAGAGGTGAAGGCCACGGAAGTCAAGGCGAAACTCAAACCAAGTA CTATCCCACTAGACATTAGGACCCCGGAGAGAAAAATCCCCGTGCCCACCTTACACGAGATCTGTCACCTGACCTTTGTTCTCCCTGACCTACTTTGGGCCAGCGACTCCGAGGGCACCATCATTCTCGTCAACCCCCAGGGTGAGGTTTTAGACACGCTGAACACGCAGTCCCATGAATGCGGGAAACACGCCGTCACCAACACGGGTGAACTCCTTTACTTAGATCACGGCTGCGTGATGAGGCACGTGATCGGTCACGGCTCCAAACCGCTCGTGACGGAGATCACGTTCGGCGGATGGTGGGAGTGGTCGATTTTCTGCAGTCACCAAAATGGCGACATATTCGTTGGGATGACAGACGAGAATTTAGATCACGGGAGAGTCGTACGATTCAATAAGCTCGGGAAACTGATGCAGACGATAGAATACGATGATCGTAACAAACTCCTGTACAGCGTGCCGAGGTATATTGTGGAAAACGTAAACCGTGACGTATGCACGTCGGATAACGCTGGAATCGTGGTGGTGGATAAAACAGGAAAACATCGCTTCACGTACGACCTGAAAGTCCCTCACGGTCTGTGCGTGAACTCTCATGGACATATCATTGCGTGCAACTGGACGTCCGCCATTCACGTCATCAACCATAACGGGCACCTGCTTTGCATCATGGGAGTGGAAACAAGAGACGTCATTTCCCTTTCTATTGATGAGGAGGACAATCTGTACGCTGGGTCTGATTCCTCAAATGTTGTCAGTGTGTATAAGGTTTCCCTTGAAAAGATGTTTAGGAAATGA